Proteins from a single region of Camelus ferus isolate YT-003-E chromosome 23, BCGSAC_Cfer_1.0, whole genome shotgun sequence:
- the LOC116659234 gene encoding LOW QUALITY PROTEIN: calcium/calmodulin-dependent protein kinase type 1-like (The sequence of the model RefSeq protein was modified relative to this genomic sequence to represent the inferred CDS: deleted 2 bases in 2 codons) produces MPGTVEGPIWKQAENIRDIYDFRDVLGTGAFSEVILAEDKRTQKLVAIKCIAKKALKGKEGSMENEIAVLHKIKHPNIVALDDIYESGGHLYLIMQLVSGGELFDRIVEKGFYTERDASRLIFQVLDAIKYLHDLGIVHRDLKPENLLYYSLDEDSKIMISDFGLSKMEDPSSVLSTACGTPGYVAPEVLAQKPYSKAVDCWSIGVIAYILLCGYPPFYDENDAKLFEQILKAEYEFDSPYWDDISDSAKDFIRHLMEKDPEKRFTCEQALQHPWIAGDTALDKSIHQSVSEQIKNFAKSKWKQAFNATAVVRHMRKLQLGTSQDGQGQTASHGELLTSAAGGPAAGCCCRDCCVEPGPELPPTMPPTLPPTLPPTLPPQL; encoded by the exons ATGCCAGGGACAGTGGAAGGCCCCATCTGGAAGCAGGCGGAGAACATTAGGGACATTTACGACTTCCGTGATGTTCTGGGAACAGGGGCCTTCTCGGAGGTGATCCTGGCAGAAGACAAGAGGACTCAGAAGCTGGTGGCCATCAAATGTATCGCCAAGAAGGCTCTGAAGGGCAAGGAGGGCAGCATGGAGAATGAGATCGCTGTCCTGCACAAGATCAAGCACCCCAACATTGTAGCCCTGGACGACATCTACGAGAGCGGGGGACACCTCTACCTCATCATGCAGCTGGTGTCGGGCGGAGAGCTGTTTGACCGAATTGTGGAAAAAGGCTTCTACACAGAG AGGGATGCCAGCCGCCTCATCTTCCAGGTGCTGGATGCCATCAAGTACCTGCACGACCTGGGCATCGTACACCGGGACCTCAAGCCAGAGAATCTGCTGTACTACAGCCTGGATGAAGACTCCAAGATCATGATCTCCGACTTTGGACTCTCCAAGATGGAGGACCCCAGCAGTGTGCTCTCCACGGCCTGCGGGACCCCAGGATACGTGGCCCCTGAGGTGCTGGCCCAGAAGCCCTACAGCAAGGCA GTGGATTGCTGGTCCATTGGGGTCATCGCCTATATCCTGCTCTGTGGTTACCCTCCCTTCTATGACGAGAATGATGCCAAACTCTTTGAACAGATTTTGAAGGCCGAGTATGAGTTCGACTCTCCTTACTGGGACGACATCTCTGACTCTGCCAAAGACTTCATCCGGCACTTGATGGAGAAGGATCCAGAGAAGAGGTTCACCTGTGAGCAGGCCTTGCAGCACCCGTGGATTGCAGGAGATACGGCTCTAGATAAGAGTATTCACCAGTCGGTGAGCGAGCAGATCAAGAACTTTGCCAAGAGCAAGTGGAAGCAAGCCTTCAATGCCACGGCCGTGGTGCGGCACATGAGGAAGCTACAGCTGGGCACCAGCCAGGATGGGCAGGGACAGACGGCGAGCCACGGGGAGCTGCTGACATCAGCAGCCGGGGGGCCGGCGGCTGGCTGCTGCTGTCGAGACTGCTGCGTGGAGCCTGGCCCAGAACTGCCCCCGACAATGCCCCCCACGCTGCCTCCCACGCTGCCCCCCACGCTGCCCCCCCAGCTCTAG